From a single Arachis hypogaea cultivar Tifrunner chromosome 3, arahy.Tifrunner.gnm2.J5K5, whole genome shotgun sequence genomic region:
- the LOC112785707 gene encoding ruBisCO large subunit-binding protein subunit alpha yields the protein MRNRALEKSGERGMFWKLRFGIHKGAGPNPNFCVHFPVSDTLLIHSSPNTHTLSKSLASMASANALSSASLLRSSNRQSLSSNRRLNHQNNGRVNYRRFSVRASAKEIAFDQSSRAAIQAGIDKLADAVGLTLGPRGRNVVLDEFGNPRVVNDGVTIARAIELPDAMENAGAALIREVASKTNDSAGDGTTTASVLAREIIKLGLLSVTSGANPVSLKRGIDKTVQGLIEELEKKSRAVKGGDDIKAVASISAGNDELIGQMIAEAIDKVGPDGVLSIESSSSFETTVEVEEGMEIDRGYISPQFVTNPEKSIVEFENARVLITDQKISAIKDIIPLLEKTTQLRAPLLIIAEDVTGEALATLVVNKLRGILNVAAIKAPGFGERRKALLQDIAILTGAEFQASDLGLLVENTSVEQLGIARKVTISKDSTTMIADAASKDELQARVAQLKKELSETDSVYDTEKLSERIAKLSGGVAVIKVGAATETELEDRKLRIEDAKNATFAAIEEGIVPGGGTALVHLSDFVPAIKDKLEDADERLGADIVQKALVAPASLIAQNAGIEGEVVVEKIKNSEWEVGYNAMTDKYENLVEAGVIDPAKVTRCALQNAASVAGMVLTTQAIVVEKPKPKAPVAAPPQGLTV from the exons ATGAGAAATAGGGCCTTGGAGAAATCTGGAGAGAGAGGAATGTTCTGGAAACTGAGATTTGGTATCCATAAAGGAGCAGGCCCAAACCCTAACTTTTGTGTTCACTTTCCAGTTTCAGACACTCTTCTTATCCATTCCTCAcccaacacacacacactctctaaGTCGTTAGCATCAATGGCCTCCGCAAACGCTCTCTCCTCCGCCTCCCTCCTTCGCTCTTCTAACCGCCAG AGTTTAAGCAGCAACAGGAGGCTGAACCACCAAAACAATGGCAGAGTCAATTACCGTCGCTTCTCCGTCAGAGCCTCCGCCAAGGAGATTGCCTTCGACCAGAGCTCGCGCGCCGCCATTCAAGCCGGTATCGATAAGCTCGCCGACGCCGTTGGTCTCACCCTCGGTCCCAGGG GGaggaatgttgtgttggatgagtTTGGAAACCCTAGAGTTGTTAACGATGGTGTCACTATTGCTCGAGCTATTGAGCTCCCTGATGCCATGGAGAACGCCGGAGCTGCTCTCATTAGGGAG GTTGCTAGCAAGACTAATGACTCAGCTGGCGATGGGACAACGACTGCTTCGGTTCTTGCTAGGGAGATAATTAAGCTTGGACTGCTCAGTGTGACCTCTGGTGCTAACCCTGTGTCTCTCAAGAGAGGAATTGATAAAACTGTTCAGGGTTTGATTGAGGAGCTTGAGAAGAAGTCCAGGGCTGTCAAAGGAGGAGATGACATCAAAG CCGTTGCTTCTATCTCCGCGGGAAATGATGAGTTGATCGGGCAAATGATTGCTGAGGCAATTGACAAGGTTGGACCAGATGGCGTGCTATCCATTGAATCTTCATCCTCATTTGAGACTActgttgaagttgaagaaggaatGGAG ATTGACAGAGGATATATCTCCCCTCAATTTGTTACAAACCCTGAGAAGTCGATTGTTGAATTCGAGAATGCGAGAGTCTTGATTACAGATCAGAAGATTTCGGCAATTAAGGATATAATTCCACTGttggagaaaacaactcaattgagagcTCCCTTGCTTATCATCGCTGAGGATGTCACTGGGGAGGCTTTGGCTACCCTTGTTGTGAATAAGCTGCGGGGCATTCTTAACGTTGCTGCCATCAAAGCTCCCGGTTTTGGTGAGCGCAGAAAGGCCCTACTTCAAGACATTGCTATATTGACAG GTGCTGAGTTCCAAGCCTCTGATCTGGGATTACTTGTTGAGAACACCTCAGTTGAGCAGCTTGGTATCGCTCGCAAAGTAACCATCTCCAAGGATTCTACAACTATGATTGCTGATGCTGCATCAAAAGATGAGTTGCAAGCTAGGGTTGCACAACTAAAGAAGGAGCTGTCAGAGACAGATTCAGTTTATGATACAGAGAAATTATCGGAGAGAATTGCCAAGTTGTCTGGTGGAGTTGCAGTCATCAAGGTCGGTGCTGCCACAGAGACTGAACTTGAGGACCGTAAGCTCCGTATTGAGGATGCCAAGAATGCAACCTTTGCTGCCATTGAGGAAGGTATTGTTCCTGGCGGAGGTACTGCATTGGTTCACCTTTCTGATTTTGTACCAGCAATCAAGGACAAGCTTGAAGATGCTGATGAAAGATTAGGAGCTGACATTGTTCAGAAG GCATTGGTAGCACCTGCATCATTGATTGCTCAAAATGCTGGTATAGAAGGTGAAGTAGTGGTGGAGAAGATAAAGAACAGTGAATGGGAGGTCGGTTACAATGCCATGACAGACAAATATGAGAATTTGGTGGAGGCTGGAGTCATTGACCCTGCAAAGGTGACAAGGTGTGCTTTGCAGAATGCTGCTTCAGTTGCTGGAATGGTTTTGACCACACAGGCCATTGTTGTTGAGAAGCCTAAGCCCAAGGCACCTGTTGCTGCTCCTCCTCAAGGCCTCACTGTTTGA